One uncultured Hyphomonas sp. genomic region harbors:
- a CDS encoding DUF3299 domain-containing protein encodes MKRSLLLPALILISLSPACGQASAPAADAETPAEVSVETGTDTATATATSGPQVGDKIGESDAEKAAQDASVAAAAAEAMREQEEIKARGVTEIGWEDLMPEGEEERLQKMYAAQMATLYSIQEGSAADTATQIGSFNTVDTYDGKKIRMPGYTVPFSYDAKAEISEFLLVPYFGACIHAPPPPPNQTIFVRTEDPILLKDLPQAVWIEGTLHAEKQESDLADAAYIIDLTRVEKYEY; translated from the coding sequence ATGAAGCGCTCTCTCCTCCTCCCCGCCCTCATCCTGATCAGCCTGTCGCCCGCTTGCGGCCAGGCCTCCGCGCCCGCCGCCGATGCCGAAACGCCTGCAGAAGTAAGCGTGGAAACAGGTACGGACACCGCTACCGCCACAGCCACTTCGGGCCCGCAGGTCGGCGACAAGATCGGCGAAAGCGATGCGGAAAAGGCCGCGCAGGATGCCTCCGTTGCCGCCGCTGCGGCGGAAGCCATGCGCGAGCAGGAAGAGATCAAGGCCCGCGGCGTCACCGAGATCGGCTGGGAAGACCTGATGCCGGAAGGTGAGGAAGAGCGCCTGCAGAAAATGTATGCCGCCCAGATGGCGACACTCTATTCCATCCAGGAAGGCTCCGCCGCCGACACCGCGACGCAGATCGGCTCGTTCAACACGGTCGACACCTATGACGGCAAGAAGATCCGCATGCCGGGCTACACTGTGCCGTTTTCTTACGATGCCAAGGCGGAGATCAGCGAGTTCCTGCTGGTGCCATACTTCGGCGCCTGTATCCACGCCCCGCCGCCGCCGCCGAACCAGACCATTTTCGTGCGCACCGAAGACCCGATCCTGCTGAAGGACCTGCCGCAAGCCGTCTGGATCGAAGGCACGCTTCATGCAGAGAAGCAGGAAAGCGACCTTGCGGACGCTGCCTACATCATCGATCTGACCCGGGTGGAGAAATACGAATACTGA
- a CDS encoding exopolysaccharide biosynthesis protein has translation MSVTSAESEKTLLQIVEAMAAGAPEDGYTLREIFDHLDESAFGAGLFLLALPCCIPFLYGVPQIVSLPMMALAAQMALGHEQPWLPDALGNRRIDRKGLVSMAQGGRKWLGWIETFSKPRFTMITGPRSERLLGFVLCIFCASILVPLPMTNTVPGFAVALAAFGLINRDGFLVIIGAVLGFVWVSSLLILGPTAVLAAIHFGKDWLTGLLGS, from the coding sequence ATGAGTGTCACCAGCGCGGAATCCGAAAAAACCCTGCTCCAGATCGTTGAGGCCATGGCGGCCGGCGCGCCGGAAGACGGGTACACGCTGCGGGAAATTTTCGACCATCTGGACGAAAGTGCCTTCGGCGCGGGCCTTTTCCTTCTGGCCCTGCCTTGCTGCATTCCCTTCCTTTACGGCGTGCCGCAAATCGTCTCGCTGCCGATGATGGCGCTGGCGGCGCAAATGGCGCTCGGCCACGAGCAGCCCTGGCTGCCGGATGCGCTGGGCAATCGCCGGATCGACCGCAAAGGCCTGGTGTCGATGGCCCAGGGCGGGCGCAAATGGCTGGGCTGGATCGAGACCTTCTCGAAACCCCGCTTCACGATGATTACCGGGCCCAGATCCGAACGCCTGCTGGGCTTTGTGCTCTGCATTTTCTGCGCATCCATTCTGGTGCCGCTGCCGATGACCAATACCGTCCCCGGCTTTGCCGTGGCGCTCGCCGCGTTCGGCCTGATCAATCGTGACGGGTTCCTGGTCATCATCGGCGCGGTCCTGGGATTTGTCTGGGTGTCCTCATTGCTGATCCTCGGCCCAACGGCGGTGCTGGCGGCCATCCACTTCGGGAAGGACTGGCTCACGGGATTGTTAGGCTCGTGA
- a CDS encoding disulfide bond formation protein B, which translates to MSFLKSILKDWKWPVAAIVVSALMLAAAHAFETFGKLYPCPLCLRQREVYWALIAMTLTGLALWKLRPTRRFLVALNVLIGLVFGVGVVVAFYHSGVEWKIFPPPTGCTGGGEIDLMNMDSLDRPMTVPSCTDAPFYFLGLSMAGWNGVVSTVLAAASFISAGATFRGRNEA; encoded by the coding sequence ATGAGCTTCCTGAAAAGCATTCTGAAAGACTGGAAATGGCCGGTCGCCGCGATTGTGGTGTCTGCCCTCATGCTTGCCGCGGCGCATGCGTTCGAGACGTTTGGAAAGCTCTATCCCTGCCCGCTCTGCCTGCGCCAGCGGGAGGTCTACTGGGCCCTGATCGCCATGACGCTGACCGGGCTCGCCCTCTGGAAGCTGCGACCGACCCGGCGCTTCCTTGTGGCGCTGAACGTGCTGATCGGGCTGGTGTTCGGGGTCGGCGTGGTCGTCGCCTTCTATCATTCCGGCGTCGAGTGGAAGATTTTCCCGCCGCCGACCGGCTGCACAGGTGGCGGCGAGATCGATCTCATGAACATGGACTCGCTGGACCGGCCGATGACTGTGCCGTCCTGCACCGACGCGCCCTTCTACTTCCTGGGCCTCTCTATGGCCGGATGGAACGGCGTCGTCTCCACGGTGCTGGCCGCTGCCAGCTTCATCTCTGCTGGCGCGACATTCAGGGGCCGCAACGAGGCCTAG
- a CDS encoding aldehyde reductase has protein sequence MAKVLVTGATGFIAGHVIQQLLEEGHEVRGTARSVSRETPLNTILSDYAGQPVHIDIVEADLTSDAGWAEAVEGMDYVQHLASPFLAVMPKDHDELIRPARDGALRVLKASKAAGVKRVVMTSSMAAIAYGWGDARPNPLTEEHWSDPDNLKDNTAYTRSKTIAEKAAWDYMAGEGAGMELSVINPSAVLGPAMSADVSTSLQIITQLMTGKAPASPRVGFCVVDVRDVADAHVKAMTVPEAAGERFLASGRFMWMSEVADVLREKFPDYQKKLPNGELPDWLLKVLTLVNPPLKAVVPELGRERHCSNEKARRVLGWTPRSEEEAIIESAQTLIDLNVI, from the coding sequence ATGGCCAAAGTTCTCGTCACCGGCGCCACCGGCTTCATCGCCGGTCATGTCATCCAACAGCTGCTGGAGGAAGGCCACGAAGTCAGGGGTACGGCTCGTTCCGTTTCCAGGGAAACGCCGCTGAACACGATTTTGAGCGATTATGCCGGCCAGCCCGTGCATATCGACATTGTCGAGGCGGACCTGACCAGCGATGCCGGCTGGGCGGAGGCGGTCGAGGGCATGGACTATGTCCAGCACCTTGCATCGCCTTTCCTGGCCGTGATGCCGAAAGACCATGACGAGCTGATCCGCCCGGCTCGTGACGGCGCCCTGCGGGTGCTGAAGGCCTCGAAGGCCGCGGGCGTGAAGCGCGTCGTCATGACCTCGTCCATGGCGGCGATTGCCTATGGCTGGGGCGATGCCCGGCCCAATCCCCTGACCGAGGAGCACTGGTCCGATCCCGACAATCTGAAGGACAACACGGCCTATACCCGCTCCAAGACGATCGCCGAGAAAGCCGCCTGGGACTATATGGCCGGGGAGGGCGCCGGGATGGAGCTGTCGGTCATCAACCCGTCTGCCGTGCTCGGCCCGGCCATGAGCGCGGACGTCTCCACTTCGCTCCAGATCATCACCCAGCTGATGACAGGCAAGGCGCCGGCCTCGCCGCGGGTCGGCTTCTGCGTGGTCGATGTGCGCGATGTCGCCGATGCGCATGTGAAGGCGATGACGGTGCCCGAAGCGGCAGGTGAGCGCTTCCTGGCGTCCGGCCGGTTCATGTGGATGAGCGAAGTCGCCGACGTGCTGCGCGAGAAATTCCCGGACTATCAGAAGAAGCTGCCGAACGGTGAGCTGCCGGATTGGCTGCTGAAGGTGCTGACCCTGGTGAACCCGCCGCTGAAGGCCGTCGTGCCAGAGCTTGGCCGCGAGCGGCATTGTTCGAACGAGAAAGCCCGCCGCGTGCTCGGCTGGACACCGCGCTCCGAGGAAGAAGCGATCATCGAGAGTGCGCAGACCCTGATCGACCTGAACGTGATCTAG
- a CDS encoding DMT family transporter — MAVSPDQSGIAEVSAAEEPRNLEGALWMTASGLVFTVFLTLSKVQSAEYDPGFLAFFRSFIALILTLPVIMQQGWGIMRIHQPGLVLLRSLFGTMGFIFGFYAVSAQFGLPLSEFNAISFSRAMFITVLAAVLLKETVGWHRWGATLAGFIGVLIMTQPQAGVSLGTLLALAAAFCMAGAITLVKLLSRNHRPVTLLIWANLLSSAMLLPLALWKMPEVMPSWQDWALITLMGGCGVAGQYFYIRGMAIGDASFLSPIDYLRLPMAATVDWFLFKALPGPWTWAGTAIIIGATAYITLRERQVRRRAREG; from the coding sequence ATGGCAGTCAGTCCAGATCAATCAGGTATCGCCGAGGTTAGTGCGGCTGAAGAACCCCGCAACCTCGAAGGTGCGCTCTGGATGACGGCCTCGGGGCTCGTCTTCACCGTGTTCCTGACCCTGTCCAAGGTTCAGTCGGCGGAATACGACCCCGGTTTCCTCGCCTTTTTCCGGTCGTTCATTGCCCTCATCCTGACCCTGCCGGTGATCATGCAGCAGGGCTGGGGCATCATGCGCATCCACCAGCCGGGCCTGGTGCTACTGCGCAGCCTGTTTGGCACGATGGGCTTCATTTTCGGCTTTTATGCGGTCTCTGCGCAGTTCGGCCTGCCACTGTCGGAATTCAATGCGATCAGTTTCTCGCGCGCCATGTTCATCACGGTTCTGGCGGCGGTGCTGCTGAAAGAGACGGTCGGCTGGCACCGCTGGGGCGCCACGCTCGCCGGGTTCATCGGTGTTCTCATCATGACCCAGCCGCAGGCAGGCGTCAGCCTCGGCACATTGCTGGCGCTGGCAGCGGCCTTCTGCATGGCCGGAGCGATCACGCTGGTGAAGCTGCTGTCGCGCAATCACCGGCCGGTGACCCTGCTGATCTGGGCGAATTTACTCTCCTCGGCGATGCTGTTGCCGCTCGCCCTCTGGAAGATGCCGGAGGTGATGCCCTCCTGGCAGGACTGGGCGCTGATCACGCTGATGGGTGGGTGCGGCGTGGCCGGGCAGTATTTCTACATCCGCGGCATGGCAATCGGAGACGCCTCGTTCCTGTCGCCGATCGATTATCTGCGTCTGCCCATGGCGGCGACGGTGGACTGGTTCCTGTTCAAGGCCTTGCCGGGACCGTGGACCTGGGCCGGCACGGCCATCATCATCGGTGCCACGGCCTATATCACACTGCGGGAACGGCAGGTGCGCCGCCGCGCAAGAGAGGGCTGA
- a CDS encoding SDR family NAD(P)-dependent oxidoreductase, giving the protein MADLSGKVAVITGAASGIGLAGVETFVEAGAKVIAADIQDEKGRALETRFGTDTVRYIHCDVLDLAELEALMEGAVSHFGKIDVVWNNAGSGGTPATIEELDEEGYDKTMDLLLKQVFFGTKYAVERMKESGGSIINTSSISALEAGWAPITYSVAKIGVAHFSRIAAAQVAKHKIRVNAILPGFIATSIFGASLGMPREVADQMAEMLAQQGGAMQPAGRTGKGRDIAEMAAFLASDAAEFITGSQFTVDGGITVGPRHSWDESAGGPVLEALGITPEQAEQMAEAMKAQQG; this is encoded by the coding sequence ATGGCGGATCTGAGCGGCAAGGTTGCTGTCATCACGGGCGCGGCAAGCGGCATTGGCCTGGCAGGCGTCGAGACCTTTGTGGAGGCCGGTGCGAAAGTCATCGCTGCCGACATCCAGGACGAAAAGGGCCGCGCGCTGGAGACCCGCTTCGGGACGGATACCGTCCGTTACATTCATTGCGATGTGCTGGACCTGGCTGAGCTGGAAGCCCTGATGGAAGGTGCGGTCAGCCATTTCGGCAAGATCGACGTGGTCTGGAACAATGCCGGCAGCGGCGGCACCCCGGCCACGATCGAGGAGCTGGACGAAGAAGGTTATGACAAGACGATGGACCTGCTGTTGAAGCAGGTTTTCTTCGGCACGAAATACGCCGTCGAGCGCATGAAGGAGTCCGGCGGCTCCATCATCAACACCTCCTCGATCAGCGCGCTGGAAGCCGGCTGGGCGCCGATCACCTATTCCGTGGCCAAGATCGGTGTGGCGCATTTTTCGCGCATCGCGGCGGCGCAGGTGGCCAAGCACAAGATCCGCGTGAACGCGATCCTGCCGGGCTTCATCGCGACCTCGATCTTCGGGGCGTCCCTCGGCATGCCGCGGGAAGTGGCCGACCAGATGGCGGAGATGCTGGCCCAGCAGGGCGGCGCGATGCAGCCGGCAGGCCGGACGGGCAAAGGGCGTGACATCGCCGAGATGGCAGCCTTCCTCGCCTCCGATGCGGCCGAGTTCATCACCGGCAGCCAGTTCACCGTCGATGGCGGCATCACGGTTGGCCCGCGCCACTCCTGGGACGAATCTGCCGGCGGGCCGGTGCTCGAAGCGCTGGGCATCACACCGGAACAGGCCGAACAGATGGCCGAAGCCATGAAGGCACAGCAAGGATAG
- a CDS encoding SDR family oxidoreductase, translating to MKTVIITGASTGIGAGAARHLAAEGWRVFAGVRKETDGAQLKQGASGDLRPVILDVTKPDQVAAAAETVSAALDGERLAGLVNNAGIAKMGPLAIQPMEDFRAHFEVNVFGLLAVTQAFVPLLGSDPARTGQPGRIVNITSVGGRLASPFLGAYTATKHAVEAMTDTLRRELVIYGIDAIAIGPGSVKTPIWDKAEQDNTEGPYASSDWADSLKRFEEVMLSGGRTGLTPEEIAGHIETALADRKPKARYAPVPDKLTNWTIPTRLPKRMLDGIFWKRFGLK from the coding sequence ATGAAGACCGTCATCATCACTGGGGCTTCCACCGGGATCGGGGCAGGGGCCGCGCGCCACCTGGCGGCAGAGGGCTGGCGGGTCTTTGCCGGTGTGCGCAAAGAGACCGACGGCGCGCAGCTGAAGCAGGGCGCCTCCGGTGACCTGCGCCCGGTCATCCTCGATGTGACCAAACCGGATCAGGTGGCGGCAGCGGCCGAGACGGTGTCTGCAGCGCTGGACGGCGAACGCCTCGCCGGTCTCGTCAACAATGCAGGCATCGCGAAAATGGGTCCGCTGGCGATCCAGCCCATGGAGGACTTTCGGGCGCATTTCGAGGTCAATGTGTTCGGCCTGCTGGCTGTGACGCAGGCCTTCGTACCGCTGCTGGGGTCTGATCCGGCGCGCACAGGGCAACCCGGCCGGATCGTGAATATCACCAGTGTTGGGGGCAGGCTCGCCTCGCCCTTCCTCGGGGCCTATACGGCCACCAAGCATGCGGTGGAGGCGATGACGGATACGCTGCGCCGCGAGCTGGTCATCTATGGCATCGATGCAATCGCCATCGGGCCCGGCTCTGTGAAGACGCCGATCTGGGACAAGGCCGAGCAGGACAATACGGAAGGCCCCTATGCCTCCAGCGACTGGGCCGATTCCCTGAAACGGTTCGAAGAGGTGATGCTGTCAGGCGGCCGGACCGGCCTGACGCCGGAAGAAATCGCGGGCCATATCGAAACCGCACTGGCTGACCGCAAGCCGAAAGCGCGCTACGCGCCGGTGCCCGACAAACTCACCAACTGGACCATTCCGACCCGCCTGCCCAAGCGCATGCTGGATGGCATTTTCTGGAAACGCTTCGGATTGAAATAA
- a CDS encoding DUF2312 domain-containing protein — MDDAPIENLTEASREKLRQTVAKIERLEEEKKEVAEQIKEIYAEAKAFGFDTKALRQVVRLRKIDKSDREEQEMMLETYLIALGEA; from the coding sequence ATGGACGACGCCCCGATCGAGAACCTCACCGAAGCCAGCCGCGAGAAACTGCGCCAGACGGTCGCCAAGATCGAGCGCCTGGAAGAAGAGAAGAAAGAGGTCGCCGAGCAGATCAAGGAGATCTATGCCGAGGCCAAGGCGTTCGGCTTCGACACTAAGGCGCTGCGCCAGGTGGTACGTCTGCGCAAGATCGACAAGTCCGACCGCGAAGAGCAGGAAATGATGCTCGAAACCTACCTCATCGCCCTCGGCGAAGCCTGA
- a CDS encoding alpha/beta hydrolase, giving the protein MTATAITLAGLGGALGLSSGAYTSRIQKAHPPSGRRVEVGGHDVHVLEAGKSGPPVLMIHGASANAREFSWTLAPRLEQEFRVLMADRPGHGHSARLPGAETLAVQAAQMAGVLEALAPGEPAVVVGHSFGGAVALRVALDRPDLVKGLVLLAPVTHDWGGEGHAWYNRFAASRLIGPAFSQVVPLVGPSQVEAGIGGVFDPSPAPEGYYDKSGIGLLFRPPAFRANARDVRVLDRELGKQSKRYGELSVPITVFSGSKDTVITPAKHTARLKKQADIDLVILPEEGHMPHHKHGPDVADAIRRLASLPGSR; this is encoded by the coding sequence TTGACGGCAACGGCCATCACGCTGGCAGGGCTCGGCGGCGCGCTCGGTCTCTCGTCGGGGGCCTATACGTCCCGCATCCAGAAGGCCCACCCGCCATCCGGACGCCGTGTCGAGGTCGGCGGCCATGACGTGCACGTGCTGGAGGCGGGCAAGTCCGGCCCGCCCGTCCTGATGATCCATGGCGCGAGCGCCAATGCGCGCGAATTCAGCTGGACGCTGGCGCCGCGCCTGGAACAGGAGTTCCGTGTGCTGATGGCAGACCGGCCGGGCCACGGCCATTCCGCCCGTCTGCCCGGAGCTGAAACCCTCGCAGTGCAAGCTGCACAGATGGCAGGCGTGCTGGAAGCGCTCGCGCCGGGTGAGCCCGCCGTCGTGGTCGGCCATTCCTTTGGCGGCGCGGTGGCGCTGCGCGTTGCCCTCGACCGTCCGGATCTTGTGAAGGGCCTCGTCCTTCTGGCGCCGGTGACGCATGACTGGGGCGGGGAAGGCCATGCCTGGTACAACCGGTTCGCCGCCTCGCGCCTGATCGGCCCGGCCTTCAGCCAGGTCGTGCCGTTGGTCGGGCCGTCGCAGGTGGAAGCCGGGATCGGCGGCGTGTTCGATCCGTCGCCTGCCCCGGAAGGCTATTACGACAAATCCGGCATCGGCCTCCTGTTCCGCCCACCGGCTTTCCGCGCCAATGCCCGCGATGTGCGCGTGCTGGACCGGGAACTTGGCAAACAGTCGAAACGCTATGGCGAACTGTCGGTGCCGATCACGGTCTTCTCAGGCAGCAAGGACACGGTGATCACGCCGGCGAAACACACGGCCCGCCTGAAGAAACAGGCTGACATTGACCTGGTCATCCTGCCCGAAGAAGGCCACATGCCCCATCATAAACATGGGCCCGACGTCGCCGATGCCATCCGGCGTCTGGCCAGCTTGCCCGGGAGCCGCTAA
- a CDS encoding tetratricopeptide repeat protein produces MLRALLLTLAVMIAGLPALAVPTDEMFEKLRNAPSESEANDVAQDIWASWMESGSPTVDMIMQRGVEAQMIGDTETARTFYDRAILIKPDNPQAWFRRAGIFLAEENFPEALRDLNETLKLEPRHFGAWAGLGSMFETMGANDQALEAWREALAIYPYMRDGLQAEKRLAKIAEGQGL; encoded by the coding sequence ATGCTGAGAGCTCTCCTCCTTACCCTTGCCGTTATGATCGCCGGCCTGCCTGCGCTGGCCGTGCCGACGGACGAGATGTTCGAGAAGTTGAGGAACGCGCCGAGCGAAAGCGAAGCCAATGATGTAGCGCAGGACATCTGGGCCTCCTGGATGGAGTCCGGCTCGCCCACGGTCGACATGATCATGCAGCGCGGGGTCGAAGCGCAGATGATCGGCGACACGGAAACCGCGCGGACGTTTTACGACCGCGCCATCCTCATCAAGCCGGACAATCCGCAGGCCTGGTTCCGCCGGGCGGGGATCTTCCTGGCCGAGGAGAATTTCCCCGAAGCGCTGCGGGACCTGAACGAGACGCTGAAACTTGAGCCGCGCCATTTTGGCGCCTGGGCCGGGCTCGGCTCCATGTTCGAGACCATGGGCGCCAATGACCAGGCGTTGGAAGCCTGGCGCGAGGCGCTGGCGATCTACCCCTATATGCGCGACGGGCTGCAGGCGGAGAAACGCCTCGCCAAGATCGCCGAAGGGCAGGGGCTCTGA
- a CDS encoding HAD family phosphatase, with protein sequence MTARIALFDLGRVVLDWEPARLYSRLLPDAEERERFLSEICTMAWHTRHDAGVSFADNALPLIAQYPQYEAEIRAWGGCWMEMFDGYIDGTPDLIDRLEARAVPLYALSNMPSETWPLMLEHFPLVKRFRHTVVSGDIGLVKPDPAIFAHTLEKLGNPAPGEVFFIDDSEKNIAAADALGFRTHHFRSAEGLEAALTAEGFL encoded by the coding sequence ATGACCGCCCGGATTGCTCTTTTCGATCTTGGACGGGTCGTGCTCGACTGGGAGCCGGCCCGTTTGTATTCGCGCCTCCTGCCTGACGCGGAAGAGCGCGAGCGATTTCTCTCCGAAATCTGTACGATGGCCTGGCACACCCGCCACGACGCGGGCGTGAGCTTTGCCGACAATGCGCTGCCGCTGATCGCGCAATACCCACAATATGAAGCCGAAATCCGGGCCTGGGGCGGGTGCTGGATGGAGATGTTCGACGGCTATATCGACGGCACGCCGGATCTCATCGACCGGCTGGAGGCCCGCGCTGTGCCGCTTTACGCCCTCTCAAATATGCCATCGGAAACCTGGCCGCTGATGCTGGAACATTTTCCGCTGGTGAAGCGCTTCCGCCACACGGTCGTTTCCGGCGACATCGGCCTGGTGAAGCCCGATCCCGCGATCTTTGCACATACGCTGGAAAAACTTGGGAATCCGGCGCCGGGCGAGGTGTTTTTCATCGACGACAGCGAGAAGAATATCGCCGCCGCCGATGCGCTCGGCTTCCGTACGCACCACTTCCGCTCTGCAGAGGGGCTGGAAGCGGCCCTGACGGCAGAAGGCTTCCTCTGA
- the ykgO gene encoding type B 50S ribosomal protein L36, with product MKVRSSLKSLKSRHRDCKIVRRKGKVYVINKTDPRFKAKQG from the coding sequence ATGAAAGTCCGTTCGTCTCTCAAATCGCTCAAGTCGCGTCACCGCGATTGCAAGATCGTGCGCCGCAAGGGCAAGGTCTATGTCATCAACAAGACCGATCCCCGCTTCAAAGCAAAGCAAGGCTGA
- a CDS encoding lytic murein transglycosylase: MARHAIARSHIAGAAILAGLLVSCAHSPQASPGTPSSPPPAPSQPAPDTGPISYKSTGNSDMDAWRADFSARAIAAGHDRAIVKSFLENIKPLDLYLGSSFQAAAVGVGDQAEFAKPIWDYLKVPLGSSRVSNGASHLANEAQLFSEIEAKYGVDAEYVAAIWGMESSFGAVIGNFDGPNTLANMAVEGRRKSFAERELLTLMKIVERGDAHREELIAGWAGAMGQTQFMPSTYYAYAQDFDGDGEKDIWKNEGDALASAANYLKASGWSPGQPWGIEVIVPSGFDFSLADGNERRMNTWRSHGLIPIRGGDFQTGGADYAELWLPAGATGPKYLIFNNFKVFKRYNNADSYALAVGLSGDAFTGKKVPVAVWPTDIEPLTVAEIKILQASLNSRGFDAGVVDGIPGRKTRTALQGFQKSQGVVADGYPTKDMLALLTGGSAAVASTN; encoded by the coding sequence GTGGCACGCCATGCGATCGCGCGCTCGCACATCGCCGGTGCGGCAATTCTTGCCGGCCTGCTGGTTTCCTGCGCCCATAGTCCGCAGGCGTCACCCGGCACGCCGTCTTCTCCGCCGCCTGCCCCCAGCCAGCCGGCGCCGGACACCGGACCCATCAGCTATAAATCCACCGGAAACAGTGACATGGACGCTTGGCGCGCGGATTTCTCCGCCCGCGCCATCGCGGCCGGACATGACCGCGCCATCGTCAAATCCTTCCTCGAAAACATCAAGCCGCTGGACCTTTATCTCGGCTCGTCCTTCCAGGCCGCGGCCGTCGGCGTGGGCGACCAGGCCGAATTCGCAAAACCGATCTGGGACTATCTGAAAGTGCCATTAGGCAGCAGCCGGGTCTCCAATGGCGCCTCGCACCTCGCCAATGAGGCCCAGCTTTTCTCTGAAATCGAAGCGAAATACGGCGTCGATGCCGAATATGTCGCCGCCATCTGGGGCATGGAGTCTTCCTTCGGCGCCGTGATCGGCAATTTTGACGGACCGAACACGCTGGCCAACATGGCCGTGGAAGGCCGCCGCAAATCCTTCGCCGAGCGCGAATTGCTGACCCTGATGAAAATCGTCGAGCGCGGCGATGCCCACCGGGAGGAGCTGATCGCCGGATGGGCCGGGGCCATGGGCCAGACCCAGTTCATGCCGTCGACCTATTATGCTTACGCCCAGGATTTCGACGGCGATGGCGAAAAGGACATCTGGAAGAATGAAGGCGACGCCCTCGCTTCGGCGGCCAATTACCTGAAAGCCTCCGGCTGGTCGCCGGGCCAGCCCTGGGGTATCGAGGTCATCGTGCCGAGCGGGTTCGATTTCTCCCTGGCCGACGGGAATGAGCGCCGGATGAATACCTGGCGCAGCCATGGCCTGATCCCGATCCGCGGCGGCGATTTCCAGACTGGCGGCGCAGACTATGCCGAATTGTGGCTGCCGGCCGGTGCGACCGGGCCGAAATATTTGATCTTCAACAATTTCAAGGTGTTCAAGCGGTACAACAATGCCGATTCCTACGCGCTTGCGGTCGGCCTGTCAGGCGATGCCTTCACCGGCAAGAAAGTGCCCGTCGCTGTCTGGCCGACAGACATCGAGCCGCTCACCGTGGCCGAGATCAAGATCCTGCAGGCGAGCCTCAACTCGCGCGGCTTCGATGCCGGGGTCGTGGACGGGATTCCCGGCCGCAAGACCCGCACCGCGCTGCAGGGATTCCAGAAGTCACAGGGCGTGGTTGCCGACGGCTATCCGACCAAGGACATGCTGGCCCTGCTGACCGGCGGGTCTGCAGCCGTTGCCTCGACCAACTGA